Proteins encoded together in one Lysinibacillus sp. FSL K6-0232 window:
- a CDS encoding TerD family protein, whose amino-acid sequence MVNLGKIELTKKGQSVNLTKSQQQEIGEILINLNWNQQAAKPSGGFLSSLFGAKSNGQIDLDLGCLYELTDGSKSCVQALGNLFGSLHTPPFIELDGDDRTGMVSGGENLRINGNKVSDIKRVLVYAFIYEGVANWSEADGVVTVNYGAGPNIEVRLNEHRNGKNMCAIAMIENVNNETFKVERLVDYFSGHQDMDKAYNWGLSWQAGRK is encoded by the coding sequence ATGGTGAATTTAGGGAAAATAGAGTTAACGAAAAAAGGGCAATCAGTAAACTTAACAAAATCACAACAGCAGGAAATTGGGGAAATTCTAATTAACTTAAATTGGAATCAGCAAGCAGCAAAACCCTCTGGCGGGTTTTTATCTTCTTTATTTGGCGCAAAATCAAATGGTCAGATTGATTTAGATTTAGGCTGTTTATATGAATTAACGGATGGTAGCAAAAGCTGTGTACAAGCTCTTGGTAATTTATTTGGTAGCTTGCATACCCCGCCTTTTATTGAATTAGACGGTGATGATCGTACGGGTATGGTAAGTGGTGGAGAAAATTTACGCATTAATGGAAATAAGGTAAGCGATATTAAGCGTGTGCTAGTCTATGCCTTTATTTATGAAGGGGTAGCAAATTGGTCTGAAGCAGATGGCGTTGTAACCGTCAATTACGGAGCAGGCCCTAATATTGAAGTGCGTTTAAATGAACATCGGAATGGCAAAAATATGTGTGCGATTGCTATGATTGAAAATGTCAATAATGAAACCTTTAAAGTGGAACGTCTTGTTGATTATTTTAGTGGACATCAGGATATGGACAAAGCCTATAATTGGGGGCTTTCTTGGCAGGCTGGTAGAAAATAA
- a CDS encoding toxic anion resistance protein, producing MMLEQLTAETAATVKQQLKESAEVQQIANGINIKNQLELMELGKAPATKLSHFSDQILKMIGNSKVNESGELLKQLEALMAKFDKKEVIEQRGFFRKLFKQKPKNDEDLFAKYNTLGRDIEKIHYQFVLMEEELAKDNRMLARLYNEDLTFYLELEKYIVAAELKLQEVTTTLIPMYEKQSTAGNQMAKMELNNLQAIAEMLAQKIDELEKSRMVAILAAPQIEMLRNGNSELIEQINGAFVKTIPVFKMSIINAMNEKRQQLQNQSAAAFENRMKQYGGANNDAVQLSTSLAQQPATTQTLEEVWDTIISGITNYRKLRDKQVAQRQQAEQQLIALRH from the coding sequence ATGATGTTGGAGCAGCTAACAGCAGAAACTGCAGCAACCGTGAAGCAGCAATTAAAAGAGAGTGCTGAAGTACAGCAAATTGCTAATGGCATTAATATAAAAAACCAGCTAGAGCTAATGGAACTAGGAAAAGCGCCTGCAACGAAGCTATCCCATTTCTCAGATCAAATTTTAAAGATGATAGGAAATTCGAAAGTGAATGAGTCAGGTGAATTATTAAAGCAGCTTGAAGCCTTAATGGCAAAATTCGATAAAAAAGAAGTGATTGAGCAGAGAGGCTTTTTTAGAAAGCTATTTAAACAGAAACCTAAAAACGACGAAGATTTGTTTGCAAAATATAATACACTTGGTAGAGATATTGAAAAGATTCATTATCAATTTGTGCTGATGGAAGAGGAATTGGCGAAGGATAATCGGATGCTTGCTCGCTTATATAATGAGGATTTAACGTTTTATCTGGAGCTTGAGAAATATATTGTAGCAGCAGAGCTAAAGTTACAGGAAGTAACAACTACGCTTATACCAATGTATGAAAAGCAGAGCACAGCAGGCAACCAGATGGCTAAGATGGAGTTAAATAATCTACAAGCCATTGCTGAAATGCTGGCACAGAAGATAGATGAGCTGGAGAAGTCACGTATGGTTGCAATTTTAGCGGCTCCACAAATTGAGATGCTGCGTAATGGGAATAGTGAGCTGATTGAGCAAATTAATGGAGCCTTTGTAAAGACTATCCCTGTTTTTAAAATGAGTATTATCAATGCTATGAATGAAAAACGTCAGCAATTACAAAATCAATCAGCAGCGGCCTTTGAAAATCGGATGAAGCAATATGGAGGCGCAAATAATGATGCAGTTCAATTAAGCACTTCTTTGGCACAGCAGCCAGCTACAACACAAACACTTGAAGAAGTATGGGATACAATTATTTCAGGTATTACTAACTATCGTAAATTGCGCGATAAGCAGGTAGCCCAGCGTCAGCAGGCAGAACAGCAGCTAATAGCATTACGTCATTAA
- a CDS encoding glutamate-1-semialdehyde 2,1-aminomutase produces the protein MNHAKSEALHAEALQHIVGGVNSPSRSYKAVGGGSPVAMARGKGAYFWDVDGNRYIDYLAAYGPLVTGHGHPHIAKAIAHAAENGTLFGTPTEYEVTFAKMLKEAIPSMDKVRFNNSGTEAVMTTIRVARAYTGRTKIMKFAGCYHGHFDLVLVAAGSGPATLGTPDSAGVTTSTAEEVITVPFNNPEAFIEAMDTWGEQIAAILIEPIVGNFGIVEPKLGFLELVHATAKEKGALTIYDEVITAFRFHYGGAQNLLGLTPDLTALGKVIGGGLPIGAYGGRKDIMETVAPLGPAYQAGTMAGNPASMQAGIACLEVLQTPGIYDEMDRLGGILEQGILAAAKKHNITITVNRLKGALTVYFTDVQVENYEQAENTDGEVFGRFFKLMLEQGINLAPSKYEAWFLTTEHTEADILETIKAVDHAFSQL, from the coding sequence ATGAATCATGCAAAATCCGAAGCACTACATGCAGAGGCACTACAACATATCGTTGGTGGGGTAAACAGCCCCTCACGTTCATATAAGGCAGTAGGTGGCGGTTCTCCTGTGGCAATGGCTCGCGGGAAAGGCGCTTATTTTTGGGATGTAGATGGCAATCGTTATATTGACTATCTTGCAGCATATGGACCTCTTGTAACTGGACATGGTCATCCACATATCGCCAAAGCAATTGCACATGCAGCCGAAAATGGTACATTGTTTGGAACACCAACTGAATATGAAGTGACATTTGCTAAAATGCTGAAAGAGGCAATTCCCTCAATGGATAAAGTGCGCTTTAACAACTCAGGTACAGAGGCTGTTATGACAACTATTCGTGTTGCGCGTGCCTATACAGGACGTACGAAAATTATGAAATTTGCGGGCTGCTACCATGGGCACTTTGATTTAGTATTAGTAGCTGCGGGCTCTGGACCTGCTACATTAGGAACACCAGATTCAGCAGGTGTTACAACTTCTACTGCGGAAGAAGTAATTACTGTGCCTTTCAATAATCCTGAAGCCTTTATAGAGGCAATGGATACATGGGGAGAGCAAATTGCGGCGATCCTAATAGAGCCAATTGTAGGGAACTTTGGTATTGTTGAGCCAAAGCTAGGCTTCCTAGAGCTTGTTCATGCGACTGCAAAGGAAAAAGGTGCTTTAACAATTTACGATGAGGTGATTACAGCATTCCGCTTCCATTATGGCGGTGCTCAAAATTTACTTGGCCTAACACCTGACCTGACAGCACTTGGAAAAGTTATTGGTGGCGGGTTGCCAATCGGTGCATATGGCGGTCGTAAAGATATTATGGAAACAGTTGCTCCACTCGGTCCAGCATACCAAGCCGGGACAATGGCTGGAAACCCTGCATCTATGCAAGCTGGTATCGCCTGCCTTGAAGTGCTACAAACACCGGGTATTTATGATGAAATGGATCGCCTTGGCGGTATTTTGGAGCAAGGCATTTTAGCTGCGGCAAAAAAGCATAATATCACAATAACGGTTAATCGTCTGAAAGGAGCATTGACTGTTTACTTTACCGATGTGCAGGTAGAAAACTATGAGCAGGCAGAAAATACGGATGGTGAAGTATTTGGCCGCTTCTTTAAATTAATGCTTGAACAGGGTATTAATTTAGCACCTTCCAAATATGAGGCATGGTTCTTAACAACTGAACATACAGAGGCAGATATTCTTGAAACGATTAAGGCTGTAGATCACGCTTTTTCCCAATTGTAA
- the bcp gene encoding thioredoxin-dependent thiol peroxidase, whose translation MTVIEGQKAPDFSLINEKGELVHLADFIGQYVILYFYPKDMTPGCTTEACDFRDKFEDFSQLNAVILGVSPDDANKHTKFIDKHKLPFSLLVDEDHKVAEAYGVWVLKKMYGREFMGVERSTFLIDPEGKLEKAWRKVRVKNHIEEVYAYLAEQEATT comes from the coding sequence ATGACTGTAATAGAAGGACAAAAAGCACCAGACTTTTCTTTAATAAATGAAAAAGGGGAGTTAGTGCATTTAGCAGATTTCATAGGACAATATGTGATTTTATATTTTTATCCAAAGGATATGACACCAGGCTGTACAACAGAGGCATGTGATTTTCGTGATAAATTTGAGGATTTCAGCCAGTTGAATGCTGTTATTCTCGGCGTAAGTCCAGATGATGCTAACAAACATACAAAGTTTATTGATAAGCATAAGCTACCATTTTCATTGTTGGTAGATGAGGATCATAAGGTGGCTGAAGCTTATGGTGTCTGGGTGCTCAAGAAAATGTATGGACGTGAATTTATGGGGGTTGAGCGCTCAACATTTTTGATTGATCCGGAAGGAAAGCTAGAGAAAGCTTGGCGCAAAGTACGCGTGAAAAATCATATTGAAGAAGTGTATGCTTATTTAGCAGAGCAGGAGGCGACAACATGA
- a CDS encoding nucleotidyltransferase-like protein, with translation MEQVLRPIYQERASQSNTLGVILVEKREEQSNVTDTFDTVLLIIVKEAEQPVFSKHYLYEGNKVALHTVTEKLIRKWLLIGSNKKVVDWIFFGRVLFDRNEFLHKLKIELQEFPFNGRKIKTGIQFSKLIRRYLEGKEYFDKGSYLDAYNHVVDSLHHLGRLSIIDSGLYPEVTVWAQVKKIEPAIYKLYEELITSNEPIEKRLELLFLASEFLIHSRTRDGAQHILEVMQSKETWSIQELHDHHELVNYSVDLEVFVEYLVDKGYIQVEPVVAKNDMIFHRHYKVNKDALEIGQ, from the coding sequence GTGGAACAAGTATTGCGTCCAATCTATCAAGAGCGTGCAAGTCAGTCGAATACGTTAGGCGTTATTTTAGTGGAAAAGCGTGAAGAGCAAAGTAATGTTACAGATACATTCGATACAGTTTTGCTGATTATTGTAAAAGAAGCAGAGCAGCCAGTTTTTTCGAAACATTACTTATATGAAGGAAATAAAGTCGCTCTACATACTGTTACGGAGAAATTGATAAGAAAATGGTTACTCATTGGTTCTAATAAGAAGGTAGTCGATTGGATATTCTTTGGCAGAGTATTATTTGATCGCAATGAATTTTTGCATAAGTTAAAAATAGAGTTACAGGAATTCCCTTTCAATGGTCGTAAAATAAAAACAGGTATTCAATTCTCAAAGCTTATTCGACGTTATTTAGAGGGGAAAGAATACTTTGATAAAGGAAGCTACTTAGATGCTTATAATCATGTAGTTGATTCCTTACATCATTTAGGGCGTTTATCAATCATTGATAGTGGACTTTATCCAGAAGTAACTGTTTGGGCACAGGTAAAAAAAATTGAGCCAGCGATCTATAAGCTGTACGAGGAGCTTATAACGAGTAATGAACCAATTGAAAAGCGACTAGAGCTATTATTTTTAGCAAGTGAGTTTTTAATTCACTCTCGCACAAGAGATGGTGCACAACATATACTAGAGGTTATGCAATCGAAGGAAACATGGTCAATTCAAGAGCTACATGATCATCATGAGCTTGTAAATTATTCAGTAGATTTAGAAGTGTTTGTAGAGTATTTGGTGGATAAAGGCTATATTCAAGTAGAACCAGTTGTTGCGAAAAATGATATGATTTTTCATCGTCACTACAAGGTAAATAAAGATGCTCTAGAAATAGGGCAATGA
- a CDS encoding FUSC family protein, producing the protein MKLGARVFKTGVAIVLALFIAELLNLPSPVFAGIAAIFAIQPSIYRSYQTIVEQVQANIIGAAIAVVFGLLFGHHVVAIGIAVIITIGVMLKFKLEKSLSLALVSVVAIMEFQRDDFLTFGLIRFCTILIGVLAAFVVNLVFLPPKYEVKLFRKIYILQDDIIRWTRLAVRQASEHTSTKGALSKFKSRMLRVDALYELYKEERNYFKNKKYVKARKLVVYRQMILTSKRSLELLQRLHKHENELAQLPTQFHLMIQERLDSLLTYHEQLLLKYTGKLKPEHSEWSKSIDYVQRNELMEIFIKQINFAREEGDTEFSSYHLLYILSRILDYEENLEHLDTLIVSYQNHHGHEINVEFEEEFI; encoded by the coding sequence ATGAAATTAGGTGCCCGCGTATTTAAAACTGGTGTAGCTATTGTATTAGCACTGTTTATTGCAGAATTGTTAAATCTACCTTCACCTGTTTTTGCTGGGATTGCAGCAATTTTTGCGATTCAGCCTTCTATTTATCGCTCTTATCAAACCATTGTAGAACAAGTACAAGCAAATATTATAGGCGCTGCTATTGCTGTTGTATTTGGTCTACTTTTTGGTCATCACGTTGTTGCTATTGGTATAGCTGTTATTATAACAATTGGTGTCATGTTAAAGTTTAAACTTGAAAAATCGTTGTCACTGGCACTCGTATCTGTTGTTGCTATTATGGAGTTTCAAAGGGATGACTTTCTAACCTTTGGATTGATACGCTTTTGCACAATATTAATTGGAGTATTGGCAGCATTTGTTGTCAATCTTGTGTTTTTACCACCAAAATATGAGGTAAAGCTATTCCGTAAAATTTATATTTTACAGGATGATATTATTCGCTGGACACGACTTGCTGTACGCCAAGCTTCTGAGCATACATCCACAAAGGGAGCATTAAGTAAATTTAAAAGTCGTATGCTGCGAGTGGATGCACTTTATGAATTATATAAAGAAGAGCGAAACTACTTTAAAAATAAAAAATATGTAAAAGCACGCAAGCTAGTTGTTTATCGCCAAATGATTTTAACCTCTAAACGAAGCTTAGAGCTGCTACAACGCTTGCATAAACATGAAAATGAATTAGCTCAACTACCAACGCAATTTCATTTAATGATTCAGGAGCGGCTTGATTCCTTGCTCACATACCATGAGCAACTGCTGTTAAAATATACAGGAAAATTAAAGCCTGAGCATTCGGAGTGGAGTAAAAGCATTGACTATGTCCAAAGAAATGAACTGATGGAGATTTTTATTAAGCAAATTAACTTTGCGCGCGAGGAAGGCGATACAGAGTTTTCAAGCTACCACTTGCTCTATATTTTATCGCGAATTTTAGATTACGAGGAAAACTTAGAGCATCTTGATACGCTCATTGTATCTTATCAAAATCATCACGGACATGAAATTAATGTGGAGTTTGAGGAAGAATTTATCTAA
- a CDS encoding YgzB family protein, with translation MKPYKSKINKIRSFALALIFIGFVVMYGGIFFKNSPILVLIFMTLGVLCIIGSTVVYAWIGLLSTRAVQVECPNCHKHTKVLGRVDMCMYCNEPLTLDPTLEGKEFDQSYNNKTKKS, from the coding sequence ATGAAACCTTATAAAAGTAAAATTAATAAAATTCGTTCATTCGCATTAGCGTTAATCTTCATCGGCTTTGTTGTGATGTATGGGGGCATTTTCTTTAAAAATAGCCCAATACTCGTGCTAATTTTCATGACATTAGGGGTACTATGCATTATTGGTAGTACAGTTGTTTACGCTTGGATTGGCTTGCTATCAACAAGAGCTGTGCAAGTTGAGTGCCCTAATTGTCATAAACATACAAAAGTTTTAGGTCGCGTAGATATGTGCATGTACTGCAATGAACCGTTAACGCTTGATCCTACTCTCGAAGGTAAAGAGTTTGACCAATCCTATAATAATAAAACAAAAAAATCCTAG
- the perR gene encoding peroxide-responsive transcriptional repressor PerR, with amino-acid sequence MSATHLQDALDTLKTTGVRITPQRHAILEYLIQSMAHPTADEIYKALEGKFPNMSVATVYNNLRVFREVGLVKELTYGDASSRFDFVTNDHYHMICECCGKIVDFHYPGLDEIEQFASQVTGFDVHSHRLEIYGTCPSCKGAIAKVQ; translated from the coding sequence ATGTCTGCAACGCATTTACAAGATGCACTTGACACGTTAAAAACAACTGGTGTACGTATTACCCCTCAACGTCATGCTATTTTGGAATATTTGATTCAATCAATGGCACATCCTACTGCCGATGAAATTTATAAAGCACTTGAAGGAAAGTTTCCTAATATGAGTGTAGCAACTGTTTATAACAACCTACGTGTATTTCGTGAGGTAGGTCTTGTAAAAGAGCTTACTTATGGAGATGCCTCAAGCCGCTTTGATTTTGTAACAAATGATCATTACCATATGATCTGTGAATGTTGCGGTAAGATTGTTGATTTCCATTATCCTGGACTCGACGAAATTGAGCAATTTGCATCACAGGTTACAGGCTTTGATGTGCATTCGCATCGTTTAGAGATATACGGCACTTGTCCATCATGTAAAGGTGCTATTGCTAAGGTACAATAA
- a CDS encoding D-2-hydroxyacid dehydrogenase, giving the protein MRIYFTFEPRPDLREPLLAQFPQVDFIFENGLSNEELAKADVLVTYGEDLTENNIQYATNLKWIFVASAGIEKMPAQAIMERGILVSNVRGIHKTPMAESMLAHILAIKRALPWIYEQQKMSEWSKKAKQTELRDSTALILGPGAIGSEVGRLLQAFGVATVGCNRSGKEAPYMDKMVSFVQLIEALPSADIVISVLPKTEGTTHLLKEEHFVAMKNNAIFMNFGRGNLVDEKVLIQAIQAEEIGYAVLDVFEEEPLPADHPLWTFPNVVVSPHISSHSSRYVERSLEIFKPSLAKWLKGETDLENVMDLSRGY; this is encoded by the coding sequence ATGAGAATTTATTTTACGTTTGAACCAAGACCTGATTTACGTGAGCCATTGCTAGCACAATTTCCACAGGTGGACTTTATTTTTGAAAATGGTTTATCGAATGAAGAGCTAGCTAAAGCAGATGTGTTAGTTACATATGGTGAAGATTTAACAGAAAATAATATCCAATATGCAACTAACTTAAAGTGGATTTTTGTAGCATCCGCAGGCATTGAAAAAATGCCTGCGCAAGCCATTATGGAGCGAGGAATTTTAGTATCGAATGTTCGTGGTATTCATAAAACACCAATGGCAGAATCGATGCTAGCACATATTTTAGCTATTAAGCGTGCATTGCCTTGGATATATGAGCAACAAAAAATGAGTGAATGGTCAAAAAAAGCAAAACAAACAGAATTACGTGATAGCACAGCGCTTATTTTAGGACCAGGTGCGATTGGTTCAGAGGTTGGTCGCTTATTGCAAGCCTTTGGTGTAGCAACAGTGGGCTGTAATCGTTCCGGTAAAGAAGCGCCTTATATGGATAAAATGGTTAGCTTTGTACAATTAATCGAAGCATTGCCAAGTGCGGATATTGTTATTTCGGTACTACCGAAAACAGAGGGAACGACACATTTATTAAAAGAAGAGCATTTTGTAGCTATGAAAAACAATGCTATTTTTATGAATTTTGGCCGAGGTAACTTAGTTGATGAAAAGGTATTGATTCAAGCTATTCAGGCGGAAGAAATTGGCTATGCTGTGTTAGATGTTTTTGAGGAAGAACCTTTGCCAGCGGATCATCCATTATGGACATTCCCAAATGTTGTTGTATCCCCACATATATCAAGCCATTCATCTCGTTATGTGGAGCGCAGTTTAGAGATTTTTAAACCAAGCTTAGCTAAATGGTTAAAGGGAGAAACCGATTTAGAAAATGTCATGGATTTATCAAGAGGATACTAA